One stretch of Zootoca vivipara chromosome 8, rZooViv1.1, whole genome shotgun sequence DNA includes these proteins:
- the LOC118079284 gene encoding protocadherin beta-16-like produces MEDCIRNRQGLYLLLLFSVSRVMCISIRYSVPEEKKSGFLVANVLKDLKLGTGELSARRAQLVSKSTQQYFHLDTHSGNLLINEKVDREALCGETDPCLLLSEIVLQNPLKIYSIEIEIEDVNDNTPKFSKKEFKLYIPENVPINTQFPLESAQDTDLGKNNVQNYTLSSNEHFWLQVKSDGTGNKYLDLILVKPLDREEAAEFGLTLTAVDGGEPQRTGTVQINIKVLDINDNFPQFTHSEYNVRLKENSPRDTLVSKVEARDSDFGSNARITYSFDRVPEKIHRLFHLNDLTGEITVLGEIDYEKETTYSMSIRATDGGDLSGHCKVLVEIEDVNDNVPEVSIISITSPLAEDSPLETLVALFTVTDRDSGDNGRTVCSVEVNLPFVLKPTMDNYYQLLVQSSLDREKVSEYNITITAVDQGSPRLTSTRMINVQISDVNDNPPVFEKSSWEMQIRENNIPGLLIGSVHAADLDTEKNAKITYSLLPGKVTDGLVASYISVNSESGNLYALRSLDYEQIKDFKVTVRATDGGSPPLSSEVSVRVIIIDENDNAPFFLYPLQNSTSPCNELVPKSVESGYLVTKVVAVDGDSGQNSWLSYELLKATDPGLFSIGAQNGEVRTRRALSERDTSKQRLMIVVRDNGLPPQSSTAMLHVLPVGGFSDPYMKAVEISKDQHEEDGSLTLYLVICLAAVSFVFLVCIVSFAAIKICRRDPRESFIAAPPHFPPARPDIPENCGDSQSGSLSRSYHYDVCLTGGSLSSEFRFLRPLIPVFSVGDPNLNVNQTPPSASQDIPDQVGKEDSGKQVSN; encoded by the coding sequence ATGGAAGACTGCATTAGGAACAGGCAAGGTCTGTATCTCCTCCTCTTATTCTCTGTTTCTAGAGTGATGTGTATCTCAATACGCTATTCTGTgcctgaagaaaagaaaagtggattTCTGGTGGCTAATGTGCTAAAGGATTTGAAACTGGGAACAGGGGAGCTCTCTGCTCGCAGAGCCCAGCTAGTGTCCAAAAGCACACAGCAATATTTCCACCTTGATACCCACTCTGGGAATTTGCTGATAAATGAAAAAGTAGACCGGGAAGCTTTGTGTGGTGAGACTGATCCTTGCTTGCTGCTCTCTGAAATCGTGCTCCAAAACCCCTTAAAGATCTACAGTATAGAAATAGAGATAGAAGATGTGAATGACAATACACCCAAATTCTCAAAAAAGGAATTCAAGCTATATATTCCAGAGAATGTCCCAATTAACACCCAGTTCCCTTTGGAATCTGCACAAGATACAGATTTGGGTAAAAATAACGTTCAAAACTACACTCTCAGTTCTAATGAGCATTTCTGGCTCCAAGTAAAAAGTGATGGAACTGGAAACAAATATTTGGACCTTATTTTGGTGAAACCTCTAGATAGGGAAGAAGCAGCAGAGTTTGGACTGACTCTCACAGCTGTGGATGGAGGGGAGCCACAGAGAACAGGCACAGTTCAGATAAATATCAAGGTTTTGGACATCAATGATAATTTTCCCCAGTTTACTCATTCTGAATATAACGTAAGGTTAAAGGAAAACAGCCCTAGGGACACCCTGGTCTCCAAAGTAGAAGCCAGAGATTCAGATTTTGGTTCAAATGCACGAATAACATACTCATTTGATCGGGTACCTGAAAAAATACACCGTTTATTCCACTTAAATGATCTCACTGGGGAAATAACTGTTTTGGGAGAAATTGATTATGAAAAAGAAACCACCTACAGCATGAGCATCAGAGCAACAGATGGAGGGGATCTTTCAGGTCACTGCAAGGTCCTGGTAGAGATTGAAGATGTGAATGACAATGTTCCTGAAGTGTCCATCATATCCATCACTAGTCCCTTGGCAGAAGATTCTCCCCTGGAGACACTTGTGGCTCTCTTCACTGTCACAGACCGAGACTCCGGAGACAATGGCAGAACGGTGTGCTCTGTGGAGGTAAACCTTCCCTTTGTCTTAAAACCCACGATGGATAACTATTACCAACTTCTGGTCCAAAGCTCCCTGGACAGAGAGAAAGTCTCAGAGTATAATATTACCATTACAGCCGTGGACCAGGGCTCCCCCAGGCTCACTTCCACAAGAATGATTAACGTTCAGATCTCAGATGTCAATGACAACCCTCCAGTATTTGAAAAGTCTTCATGGGAAATGCAGATACGGGAAAACAATATTCCAGGATTGCTCATTGGCTCAGTCCATGCTGCTGATCTGGACACTGAGAAGAATGCCAAGATCACCTACTCTCTTTTGCCTGGGAAGGTCACTGATGGCCTTGTGGCCTCTTACATCTCAGTCAACTCTGAAAGCGGAAATCTGTATGCCCTCCGATCTCTGGATTATGAGCAGATCAAAGATTTCAAAGTGACAGTGAGGGCTACAGATGGAGGGTCTCCTCCCCTCAGCTCAGAAGTTAGTGTCCGAGTCATCATCATAGATGAAAACGACAACGCTCCCTTCTTCCTCTACCCTCTTCAGAACAGCACATCCCCCTGCAATGAGCTGGTCCCCAAGTCGGTGGAGTCTGGCTACCTGGTCACCAAGGTGGTGGCTGTGGATGGAGATTCTGGCCAGAACTCGTGGCTTTCCTATGAGCTGCTGAAGGCCACAGACCCTGGTCTTTTCAGCATAGGAGCCCAGAATGGGGAAGTGAGAACCAGGAGAGCCCTGAGCGAGCGAGACACCAGCAAGCAGAGACTCATGATAGTGGTGAGGGACAACGGGCTCCCTCCCCAGAGCAGCACTGCAATGCTCCATGTCCTTCCCGTGGGTGGCTTTTCGGATCCTTATATGAAAGCTGTGGAGATTAGTAAAGACCAACATGAAGAAGATGGGAGCTTGACCTTGTATTTGGTGATCTGCCTGGCTGCAGTCTCCTTTGTGTTCCTTGTTTGCATTGTTTCCTTTGCTGCCATCAAGATCTGCAGGAGGGATCCCAGGGAAAGTTTTATCGCTGCCCCTCCTCACTTCCCACCTGCCAGACCAGACATCCCAGAGAACTGTGGGGATTCTCAGAGCGGGTCGCTTTCCAGGAGTTACCACTATGATGTTTGCTTAACCGGTGGGTCCTTAAGCAGCGAGTTCAGGTTCCTCAGGCCCCTCATTCCTGTTTTTTCTGTGGGGGACCCAAACCTCAATGTGAACCAGACCCCTCCTTCTGCTTCCCAAGATATTCCTGACCAGGTGGGGAAAGAAGATTCAGGGAAACAGGTGAGCAATTAG
- the LOC118079280 gene encoding protocadherin beta-16: MFLEKRLFGKHRQGQNNLEAKGIQLFIATKIRRRETVVCIFRNKYSKGIQLSTTTYFSVLQSVLSESGTMEMNNRNRQVTFFFLSLCMYGAICNSIQYSVPEERKAGSLVANVLKDLKVDAKNLSDRRARLVSKSTNQYFQLDPHSGNMILKEKIDREALCGQNDHCVLLSEIVLEDPLKLYRIEVQIEDVNDNSPKFSKDQFIFEIPEQTHINTVFPLERAQDSDKGENTVQNYTLSPNKYFRLDVQSHSDGTKYADLVLEKPLDREVEAQVFLILSAVDGGIPRKTGTAQIIIDVLDINDNAPLFNKSMYHEKLMENSPLETLVTRVEARDKDIGSNADITYSFSQVPENVQRSFRLNKNTGELTISGIIDYEENTNYEMKIRATDGGGLSAYCKVIVEIEDENDNAPEISIASITSPLPEDSPPDTVVALFSVTDVDSGESGRTACTTEVNLPFVLKPTENNYYQLVTQQPLDREKVSEYNITITATDQGSPRLTSTRILHVQISDVNDNPPVFEKPFYEMQLRENNIPGLLINSVHAVDLDTAQNAKVTYSLLPGKVNDGPTSAYISINSETGNLYAIRSLDYEEVKDFHVTVRAVDSGSPPLSSEVTICVQVVDENDNAPFILYPLQNGTSPSNDLVPRGAETGYLVTKVVAVDRDSAQNSWLSYQLLKATEPGLFTVGAQNGEVTTLRPVNNRDSFKQNLIVVVQDNGHPPQSTSATLRILLVDGFSDPYLKSVALPKEETAEEEDPNLTMYLIICLAAISSIFLISVVAFVVIKLQKREKFIATYNSAADFPVGPDSQENPANPGAGSLSQAYNYEVCLAGGSLNSEFRFLRPLFPVFSVEPPNTQQNPRSSNVSEEVPRHAGESQHVVQVRTLLGIPPPP, translated from the coding sequence ATGTTCTTAGAGAAAAGATTGTTTGGAAAGCATAGACAAGGGCAAAACAATCTGGAAGCAAAAGGGATACAGCTCTTCATTGCAACAAAAAtcaggaggagggagacagtggtaTGCATTTTCAGGAATAAATACAGCAAAGGGATACAGCTAAGTACAACAACATATTTTTCTGTTCTTCAATCTGTCTTGAGTGAATCTGGAACAATGGAAATGAATAACAGGAACAGGCAAGTGAcatttttctttctgtctctctgcatGTATGGGGCAATATGCAATTCCATCCAATATTCAGTGccagaggaaaggaaagcagggtCCCTGGTGGCTAATGTGCTGAAAGATTTGAAAGTGGATGCAAAGAACCTTTCTGATCGGAGAGCCCGGCTGGTTTCTAAGAGCACCAATCAGTATTTCCAGCTGGATCCTCATTCTGGCAACATGAtattaaaggaaaaaatagatCGAGAGGCTCTCTGTGGTCAGAATGACCATTGTGTTCTGCTCTCTGAAATTGTTCTAGAAGATCCATTGAAGCTATATAGAATTGAAGTTCAAATAGAGGATGTGAATGATAATTCCCCCAAATTCTCTAAAGAtcaatttatttttgaaataccTGAGCAAACTCACATAAATACTGTATTCCCTTTGGAGAGAGCTCAAGATTCAGACAAAGGAGAAAATACTGTTCAGAATTACACACTTAGTCCTAATAAATATTTTAGGCTGGATGTGCAAAGTCACAGTGATGGTACTAAATATGCAGACCTAGTATTGGAGAAACCATTAGACCGTGAGGTGGAAGCACAGGTTTTCCTAATCCTTTCAGCTGTTGATGGAGGAATACCCCGCAAAACTGGAACAGCACAAATCATCATAGACGTTCTGGACATCAATGATAATGCTCCTCTATTTAATAAATCCATGTACCATGAAAAACTGATGGAAAACAGCCCATTGGAAACATTAGTCACAAGAGTTGAAGCCAGAGACAAGGATATTGGTTCCAATGCTGACATCACTTACTCATTCAGCCAAGTGCCAGAAAATGTGCAGAGATCATTCAGGTTAAATAAAAATACTGGGGAACTTACTATCTCAGGTATAATTGATTATGAAGAAAACACAAATTATGAGATGAAGATCAGAGCCACAGATGGAGGGGGCCTTTCTGCTTACTGTAAAGTCATTGTAGAGATTGAGGATGAGAACGACAATGCTCCAGAGATATCAATTGCATCCATCACCAGTCCCTTACCTGAGGATTCTCCCCCAGACACAGTGGTGGCCCTCTTTAGTGTCACAGACGTGGACTCTGGAGAAAGTGGCAGAACTGCCTGCACCACTGAAGTAAACCTGCCATTTGTGCTCAAACCCACAGAGAACAACTATTACCAGCTGGTGACCCAACAGCCACTGGACAGAGAAAAAGTCAGTGAATATAACATTACTATCACAGCCACAGACCAAGGCTCTCCCAGACTCACTTCCACAAGAATACTTCATGTTCAAATCTCAGATGTCAATGACAACCCTCCAGTGTTTGAAAAGCCATTCTATGAAATGCAGTTAAGAGAAAACAATATTCCTGGTCTTCTGATCAATTCGGTCCATGCTGTTGATCTGGACACAGCGCAGAATGCCAAAGTGACCTACTCGCTTTTGCCTGGGAAGGTCAATGATGGCCCCACATCCGCTTACATCTCCATCAACTCTGAAACGGGGAACCTGTATGCCATTCGGTCTCTGGATTATGAGGAAGTAAAAGATTTCCATGTGACAGTGAGAGCTGTGGATTCAGGTTCCCCTCCACTGAGCTCAGAAGTTACAATCTGTGTTCAGGTTGTGGATGAAAACGACAATGCCCCCTTCATCCTCTACCCTCTCCAGAATGGCACTTCCCCCTCGAATGACCTGGTTCCCCGAGGGGCAGAGACTGGCTACCTGGTCACCAAGGTGGTGGCTGTGGACAGGGATTCTGCTCAGAACTCTTGGCTTTCCTATCAGCTGCTGAAGGCCACAGAACCGGGTCTGTTCACGGTGGGGGCCCAGAATGGAGAAGTGACCACCCTGAGGCCAGTCAATAACCGAGACAGCTTCAAGCAGAATCTGATTGTGGTTGTCCAAGACAACGGCCACCCTCCCCAGTCCACCTCTGCCACGCTCAGAATCCTTCTAGTGGACGGCTTCTCTGACCCTTATCTGAAAAGTGTGGCTCTCCCAAAGGAGGAAACAGCGGAGGAGGAAGACCCCAACCTGACTATGTATTTGATCATCTGCTTGGCTGCCATCTCAAGTATTTTTCTCATTTCTGTAGTGGCATTTGTTGTAATCAAGTTGCAGAAACGTGAAAAGTTCATAGCAACCTACAACTCTGCAGCCGATTTCCCTGTGGGACCAGATTCCCAGGAGAACCCTGCGAATCCTGGTGCTGGATCTCTATCCCAGGCTTACAATTACGAGGTGTGCTTAGCTGGTGGGTCTCTGAACAGCGAGTTCCGGTTTCTCAGGCCCCTATTTCCTGTTTTCTCTGTGGAGCCTCCTAACACTCAGCAGAATCCAAGGAGTTCCAATGTATCTGAGGAAGTCCCCAGACATGCAGGTGAAAGTCAACATGTGGTTCAGGTGAGAACACTgctgggaattcccccccccccataa
- the LOC132592569 gene encoding protocadherin gamma-A12-like: protein MAGRILCYQKNSVLCFVLVMVWEVASGQIHYLIPEEMEKGSFVGDIGKDLGLSIKELSSGDTRIISRGMKQYFSLDLRNGHLFIKEVIDREQICHQVEKCLLNFEILVKDKVKFFMAKVEITDINDNSPSFPVEEFELTIAENSGHGARFLLPGAQDPDLGTNSLQSYHLSSNRHFSLDVQAGADGIKYAELVLEKLLDREEQKVHQLILTAADKGEPARSGTVQIRVAVADVNDNAPIFSKSLYEADVMENMLLGSHVLILNATDLDEGINSKVMYSFRKISDKASKIFHLDSATGQISVIGNIDFEESIAHEMEVQAQDGAGLSTRARVVLRVMDANDNPPEIAITPLFSKVAESSPPGTVIGLININDRDDGENGEVSCSIPAGLPFLLKKAFDNYYNLEIASVLDRERVSEYNITIIASDQGAPSLSTTAYFPLEILDENDNPPTFKNIAFTFYLEENNHRSEFITILKAHDSDCEENGRIIYSIIERDIVQPNTKKVYSEVNSNELNGTYSQISEHETIVRNSFLPTYLSINSETGAIYALHSFDYEEIREINFLVMAQDGGSPPLSSNVSVTLFILDQNDNAPQILYPSPPTDGSTGIELAPHSSEPGYLVTKVVAVDADSGQNAWLSYQLIKATEPGLFTLGLHTGEIRTARFFLEKDTLKQSLVVLVKDNGQPPLSASATLTVVLADTIPAILSDLSSISVSEDPQSDGQLTSYLVTAVAAISCLFFTFLLLLLAFRLYRWRNSQSCGSGFGNFNGVPVSQFVGIDGVRAFLQSYCPDGSLTTCSQNNKMVFPIGSCTDILASHPLADNLGPLLTMEDPSTDTVRQNSEQVSFIF, encoded by the coding sequence ATGGCTGGAAGGATTCTATGCTATCAAAAGAATAGTGTGCTTTGCTTTGTGCTGGTGATGGTCTGGGAGGTAGCTTCCGGGCAAATACATTATTTGATTCCTGAGGAAATGGAGAAAGGTTCTTTCGTAGGAGATATTGGAAAGGATCTTGGACTGAGCATAAAGGAGTTATCAAGTGGAGACACCCGGATAATTTCCAGAGGTATGAAGCAATATTTTTCACTTGATTTGAGAAATGGACATTTGTTTATCAAGGAAGTAATTGATAGGGAGCAGATTTGCCACCAGGTAGAAAAATGTCTGTTAAATTTTGAGATTCTTGTGAAGGATAAAGTGAAGTTTTTTATGGCTAAAGTTGAAATAACTGATATTAATGACAACTCACCCAGCTTCCCTGTAGAAGAGTTTGAATTAACAATTGCTGAAAACTCAGGTCATGGGGCAAGGTTTCTTTTACCAGGGGCTCAGGATCCAGATCTAGGGACTAATTCTCTCCAGAGCTACCATCTCAGTAGCAACAGACACTTTTCCCTGGATGTAcaagctggagctgatgggatcaAATATGCAGAACTAGTCCTAGAAAAGCTGTTAGATCGAGAAGAACAAAAAGTGCACCAACTAATTCTCACTGCTGCTGACAAAGGAGAACCTGCCAGGTCTGGGACTGTGCAAATCCGTGTTGCTGTTGCAGATGTAAATGACAATGCTCCCATTTTCAGTAAGTCTCTGTATGAAGCGGACGTTATGGAAAACATGCTTCTAGGGTCGCACGTGTTAATTCTGAATGCAACTGACCTCGATGAGGGAATAAACTCAAAGGTAATGTATTCATTCAGAAAAATTTCAGACAAAGCTTCCAAAATATTCCACTTGGATTCCGCAACAGGGCAGATATCAGTCATTGGGAATATTGACTTTGAAGAATCTATAgcacatgaaatggaagtccaagcACAAGATGGGGCTGGCTTGTCTACTCGCGCTAGAGTAGTCCTAAGAGTCATGGATGCGAATGACAATCCACCAGAGATTGCAATTACACCACTTTTCAGCAAGGTTGCAGAAAGTTCTCCTCCAGGAACTGTAATAGGTCTTATAAATATAAATGACAGAGATGATGGGGAAAATGGAGAGGTCTCATGTTCTATACCAGCAGGACTTCCGTTTCTGTtgaagaaagcatttgacaattaTTACAACTTGGAGATTGCAAGTGTCCTTGACAGGGAGAGGGTCTCAGAATATAACATCACAATAATAGCAAGTGACCAAGGGGCTCCTTCTCTCTCGACAACTGCTTACTTCCCACTAgaaatattagatgaaaatgacAACCCACCCACCTTTAAAAATATAGCATTCACTTTTTATCTTGAGGAAAATAACCACAGAAGTGAATTCATTACTATTTTGAAGGCACATGACTCTGATTGTGAGGAAAATGGCAGAATAATTTACTCGATCATCGAAAGAGATATTGTGCAGCCCAACACTAAGAAAGTCTACTCGGAAGTGAATTCCaatgagctcaatgggacttactctcagatcAGTGAGCATGAGACTATAGTtagaaattccttccttcctacctaccTCTCAATTAACTCTGAAACTGGAGCAATCTATGCCCTACACTCCTTTGACTATGAAGAGATCAGGGAGATTAATTTCCTGGTCATGGCCCAGGACGGAGGTTCTCCACCACTCAGCTCCAACGTCTCGGTGACTCTCTTCATCCTGGACCAGAATGACAATGCTCCCCAAATCCtgtacccctcccctcccactgatGGCTCCACGGGGATAGAGCTGGCCCCTCACTCCTCTGAGCCAGGCTACCTGGTCACTAAGGTGGTGGCCGTGGATGCAGACTCTGGCCAGAATGCCTGGCTCTCCTACCAGCTGATCAAGGCCACTGAGCCAGGGCTCTTCACTCTGGGGCTCCACACGGGAGAGATCAGGACAGCCCGTTTCTTTCTGGAGAAAGATACTCTCAAGCAAAGCCTGGTGGTTTTAGTGAAGGACAATGGGCAGCCACCTCTCTCTGCTTCAGCCACTCTGACTGTGGTGCTGGCTGACACCATCCCTGCAATCCTCTCGGACCTGAGCAGCATCTCAGTATCTGAAGACCCACAATCTGATGGTCAGCTCACTTCGTACCTGGTGACTGCAGTAGCTGCTATCTCCTGCTTGTTCTTCACCTTTCTGCTTTTGTTACTAGCTTTTAGACTTTATAGGTGGAGAAACTCACAATCGTGTGGCTCAGGATTTGGAAATTTCAATGGAGTACCTGTTTCACAGTTTGTGGGCATTGATGGTGTCCGGGCTTTCCTTCAGTCTTACTGCCCTGATGGCTCACTAACTACCTGCTCCCAAAACAATAAAATGGTTTTTCCAATTGGAAGTTGTACAGATATTCTCGCATCTCATCCACTGGCTGATAATTTAGGTCCTTTATTAACCATGGAAGATCCAAGCACTGATACAGTACGACAAAACTCTGAGCAGGTGAGTTTCATTTTCTAA
- the LOC118079313 gene encoding protocadherin gamma-A10-like, which translates to MACIQILLDRRRRSSCLVLLAVFQAVAGQIHYSVPEELQEGSFVGDISQDLGLDMKQLLPGGVQIITEGRTQYFALNFQNGHLYINERLDREEICGRLLTCILKLEILIQEQLKVYTVEIEIEDINDNAPAFQVETLQLNIPESTPVGSRFLLPDAQDPDLGVNALQSYQISPNRHFFLDVQMTASGAKYAELVLEKSMDREGRRFDMPDLILTASDGGNPVKSGTAHIKVSVEDANDNAPVFSESVYKVTTAENIPVNSLLVAVHATDLDEGINSEITYAFRQVSEKASNSFHLDPRTGEVRVRQEIDFEECALYEMEVQARDGRGLSGRANILLAITDVNDNAPEIAVTSLTNAVSEDCPEGTIIALLKVIDRDSEDNGLVTCSIFGNPPFHLEKTFDNYYSLVTGRALDREDVSNYNVTVIATDKGNPPLSTTTTIQLKILDKNDNPPTFKKKSYITSITENTSAGASVLTLKATDPDWEMNGKITYSITEGEMSYSFFSSCLSINSETGVIYVLRSFDYEEIQEIKFLVKAQDGGSPPLSSNVSVTLFILDQNDNAPQILYPSPPTDGSTGIELAPRSSEPGYLVTKVVAVDADSGQNAWLSYQLIKATEPGLFTLGLHTGEIRTARFFLEKDALKQSLVVLVKDNGQPPMSVSVTVTVVLADSIPDMLTDLGTISAPISLESDLTFYLVTAVAFVSCLFFTFLLVLLVLRLRKWRHSQLCDTGSVNLNGVPVSQFVGIDGVRAFLQTYCHEFSLSSGSRKSQIFFPIESCTNTLTGHQASQISGPLFTANDSNINKEGQSCKQVCFAFTKL; encoded by the exons ATGGCTTGTATACAAATACTCTTGGATAGAAGGAGACGGTCATCCTGCCTTGTACTGCTAGCTGTTTTTCAGGCAGTTGCTGGACAGATCCATTATTCAGTTCCTGAGGAACTGCAGGAAGGTTCTTTTGTTGGGGATATCTCACAGGATCTGGGATTGGATATGAAGCAACTCTTGCCTGGCGGTGTCCAGATTATTACAGAAGGTAGGACACAATATTTTGCCCtcaatttccaaaatggccatttATATATTAATGAAAGACTAGATAGAGAAGAAATATGTGGACGTCTGTTAACTTGTATTTTGAAGTTGGAGATTCTTATTCAGGAGCAGCTAAAAGTCTATACAGTAGAAATTGAAATCGAAGATATCAATGACAATGCGCCAGCCTTCCAAGTGGAGACATTGCAGCTAAATATCCCAGAAAGTACACCTGTGGGATCCCGATTCCTCCTTCCAGATGCACAGGACCCAGATTTAGGAGTGAACGCTTTACAGAGCTATCAAATCAGCCCTAACAGACACTTCTTTCTTGATGTGCAAATGACAGCAAGTGGAGCCAAATATGCTGAGTTAGTACTGGAAAAGTCTATGGACCGAGAA ggccgcaggtttgacatgcctgacttaaTCCTTACAGCCAGTGATGGGGGGAATCCTGTCAAATCCGGAACTGCACACATCAAAGTTTCTGTTGAAGATGCAAATGACAATGCGCCAGTTTTTTCAGAATCTGTTTATAAAGTGACCACTGCAGAAAACATTCCTGTTAATTCCCTGCTTGTAGCAGTCCATGCTACTGATCTGGATGAAGGCATTAATTCAGAGATAACATATGCATTCAGGCAGGTATCAGAAAAGGCTTCAAATAGTTTCCATTTGGATCCGAGAACTGGAGAAGTAAGGGTGAGGCAGGAGATAGATTTTGAAGAATGTGCTTTGTATGAAATGGAGGTCCAAGCTCGTGATGGAAGAGGCTTATCGGGTCGAGCGAATATTTTGTTGGCTATTACTGATGTAAATGATAATGCACCAGAAATTGCAGTCACATCTCTTACTAATGCTGTGAGTGAAGACTGCCCAGAAGGAACGATAATTGCCCTGTTAAAAGTAATAGACAGAGATTCTGAAGACAATGGGCTGGTTACCTGCTCCATCTTTGGCAACCCGCCATTTCATTTAGAGAAAACGTTTGATAATTATTACAGTTTAGTGACTGGCAGAGCCCTGGACCGAGAAGATGTATCTAATTACAATGTTACAGTTATTGCAACAGATAAAGGAAATCCTCCTCTCTCCACAACCACCACTATTCAACTGAAAATACTAGATAAAAATGACAATCCACCCACCTTTAAAAAGAAGTCCTATATTACTTCAATTACAGAAAATACTTCAGCTGGAGCCTCTGTTTTAACACTAAAAGCAACTGATCCTGACTGGGAGATGAATGGCAAAATTACTTATTCAATCACTGAAGGTGAGATGAGTtactccttcttctcctcctgcctTTCTATAAACTCTGAGACTGGAGTAATCTATGTCTTACGGTCTTTTGATTATGAAGAGATTCAAGAGATTAAGTTCCTGGTCAAAGCCCAAGACGGAGGTTCTCCACCACTCAGCTCCAATGTCTCAGTGACTCTCTTCATCCTGGACCAAAATGACAATGCTCCCCAAATCCtatacccctcccctcccaccgacGGCTCCACAGGGATAGAGCTGGCCCCTCGCTCCTCTGAGCCAGGCTACCTGGTTACTAAGGTGGTGGCCGTGGATGCGGACTCTGGCCAGAATGCCTGGCTCTCCTACCAGCTGATCAAGGCCACTGAGCCAGGGCTCTTCACTCTGGGGCTCCACACGGGAGAGATCAGGACAGCCCGCTTCTTTCTGGAGAAAGATGCCCTCAAGCAAAGCCTGGTGGTTTTAGTCAAGGACAATGGGCAGCCTCCAATGTCGGTTTCAGTCACTGTTACTGTGGTCTTGGCTGACAGCATCCCTGACATGCTCACTGATCTGGGCACCATCTCAGCTCCTATCAGTCTTGAGTCTGACCTCACTTTCTACCTGGTGACTGCAGTGGCTTTTGTCTCCTGCTTGTTCTTCACTTTCCTCCTTGTATTATTGGTACTAAGGCTTCGTAAGTGGAGACATTCTCAGTTATGTGACACTGGAAGTGTAAATTTAAATGGGGTTCCTGTTTCACAGTTTGTAGGCATTGATGGAGT